DNA from Arthrobacter sp. PvP023:
CCTTGCCACCAGGCCACGCTTCTCCAGCTCATCCACCAGGGCCACGATCTGGCTGGGGTCCAGGCTGAGGAAGTCGGCCATTTCGCGTTGCGTCGGCTCCAGTCCGCTGTTTGCCAGGATCAGGACGGAGTAGGAGCGCTCCTTGAGATCGAATTCGGCCAGCGCCCTGTTATTCACAACGGACCCGGCGGCATGCAGCTTGGCCAGCAGGAATCCGAGGTCCTGGCTGATGGACGCGGCGACCAGCTTGTGGGCCTGTTCGGTGGGCTGGCCGCCCTGTGTCTCGATCGTCATGCCCAACTCCAATAATCCTCAAAATAAATCGTTGACATTTTCAACTATCCATAATTTCATGGATACAGAACAGCATCCCACGCCGATGGCGGGAATGCACAAGGTTAGCTAGCAAAGGAGCAGCCATGAGCCTGTCAGGCAAAGTAGCAATCGTCACCGGGAGCGGCCGGGGCCTGGGCCTGGCCTACGCCCGGGAGCTCGCCCGGCAGGGCGCCGCCGTCGTCATCAATGACGTGGACGCCGAGGTGGCTGCGGAAGCGGTCCGGACCATCGAGGCCGACGGCGGGAAGGCCGCTGCCGTCGTTGCTCCCGTCGGCAGCTCGGAAGTGGCCAGGCAGCTGGTGCAGGCGGCCGTCACGGAGTTCGGCCGCCTCGACATCCTGGTCACCAACGCGGGCATCCTGCGGGACAAGAGCCTGCTGAAGATGACCGACGAGGATTTCGACGCCGTCATCAACGTCCACCTCCGCGGCACCTTTACGTGCGTCCGGGAAGCGTTCGCCTACTTCAAGGAGAACGATATTGCCGGCCGGATCATCACCATCGGCTCGCCCACCGGGCAGCGGGGGAACTTCGGCCAGACCAACTACGCCGCCGCCAAGGCAGGCATCGTGGGCATGGTCCGCACCTGGGCCCTGGAAATGAAGAAGGCCGGGGTAACAGCCAACGCCGTCATCCCGGTGGCGGCCACAGCCATGACCAAGACCGTCCCCTACTTCCAGAAGGCAGTGGAAGCGGACGAGCGCGGGGAGGCCATGCCGGCTTTCTTCCGTCACGAACTCGGGTTTGGAACGGCCGACGACGTCTCCGGGCTAGTAGCGTTCCTCGCCTCCGATGAGGCGGCCGGCATCACCGGTCAGGCCATCGGCGCCGGCGGCGACCGGCTCCAGCTCTGGACCCACCCCGAGGCCGCGGCCACCGAATACCGTGAGGGCGGCTGGCGCTACGAGGACCTCGTGGAGAACTTTGGCCCGCTCTTCGGCGGCAAGCTGCAGAGCGTGGGAGAGGAATTCCTCCCGCTGCCCGAGGACCTGAAGCCGGAGGCGCAGCCCGCCCCTGCCCCGGCTGCCGCAGCTCCCGTGAAGGTGGGCTAGCCATGGCTGCCACCCGCTACGAGCTTGGCATCGACGCCGCGAAGCTCGACGCGATCGACATGCACGTCCACCTCGAAGTGGACGGCCACGGCCACGAGTCACTCCCGCCTGCGCTCACCGAAGCCTCGGCCAAGTACTTCAAGTCCGAGGACCGCACCCCGTCGCTGGACCGCATCGCCGAGGTGTACCGGGAACTGAACATGGCCGCCGTCGTATTCACTGTGGACGCACGCACCCAGCTCAAGCACGAACCCAACAGCATTGAGGACCTGATCGCCGGCGCCGCCCGGAACAACGACGTGCTGATCCCTTTCGGCAGCGTGGATCCCCGCACCGGCACCGACGCGATCCAGGGTGCGAAGCACCAGGCCATCGACCTCGGCGCCCGCGGCTTCAAGTTCCATCCCAGCCTGCAGGGCTTCGACCCCTCGAACGAGGAGTTCTATCCCCTGTGGGAGACCCTCCAGGAACTGGGCCTGCCAGCCATCTTCCACACCGGGCAGAACGGCATGGGCGCAGGCCTTCCCGGCGGGTACGGCATCAAACTGGCGTATTCCAACCCGCTCCTGCTGGACGCCGTCGCCGCGGACTTCCCGGAACTGCAGATCATCATGGCGCACCCCTCCGTGCCGTGGCAGGACGAGGCAAACTCCATCGCCACGCACAAGGCCAACGTGTTCATCGACCTCTCCGGCTGGTCGCCCAAGTACTTCCCGGAGTCACTGGTCCGCATGTCCAACTCGGTCTTGCAGGACAAGGTCCTGTTCGGCACCGACTTCCCGCTCATCACGCCGCAGAAGTGGCTGAGCGCCTTCGCGGACCTGCCGCTCAAGGACGAGGTCCGGTCCAAGATCCTCAAGCACAATGCCGTGCGCCTGCTCGGACTGGGCGGCTGAGGTGAGCCTCGATACCGATACAGGGACCGTGGCGGCTGCCCGCCTCTACGGCGCCTGCGACTACTACGACGCCGAGTCCCTCCTCACGGAGGACGAGCGCCGCGTGCTGGGACGGCTGCGGAACTTCCTGGACCGGGAAGCGCAGCCCCTGCTGGCCGACTACTGGGAACGCGGGGAGTTCCCCACCCAACTGGCACAGCCGCTGATCGACCTGGACCTGATGGAACCGGCGGAACTCACGGGCGCCCTGGGCGCAAAAAGCAGCCCTGCCCGGGGCATCTACCAGGGCTTCCGGATCTTCGAACTCGCCCGAACGGACGCCTCGCTGGCCACCTGGTACACGTCCCAGGCCGGACTCTTCCGCACCGCCATCCGGGTGGGCGCCTCGCCGGAGCAGCAGGCCGAGTGGATGCCGAAGGTCATCGACTTCTCCCTCAAGGGCGTCTTTTCCCTCACGGAACCGGACTCCGGTTCCGACATCGCCGGCGGGCTGTCCACCACAGCCCGCAGGGAAGGGGATTCCTGGGTCCTGGACGGCGCCAAGCGCTGGATCGGCGGCGCAGTCAGTGCCGACGTGCTGGCTGTCTTCGCCCGGGACCAGGCAGACGGGCAGGTCAAGGCCTTCCTGGTTGACCGCGAGGCGGACGGCGTGACGCTGGAAAAGATCCACGGCAAGACTGCGCTGCGGATGATGCAGAACGCCCACATCACCCTCGACGGCGTCCGCGTGCCGGAATCCAGGCGGCTGCACAACGTGAATTCCTTCAAGGATGTGGCCGCGATGCTCCGGGCCATGCGTTCGGACGTTGCCTGGATTGCCACCGGGATCCAGGCCGGGGCGTTCGAAGCCGCCCTCCGTTACGTCACCGAACGAACGCAGTTCGGCCGCCAGTTGGGCTCCTTCCAGCTGGTCCAGGAAAAACTCGCCCGGATGCTCGGCAACGTCACGTCCTCCCTGTCCCTCGTGGTCCGGCTTACCGAACAGCAGGCACGCGGAATCTACCGCGACCAGGACTCCGCGCTGGCCAAGATGCAGACGTCCCTGCTGATGCGCGAGACCGTCGCCTTGGCCCGCGAAGTAGTGGGCGGCAACGGAATCACGCTCGAAACGGATGTGGCCAGGTTCCACGCCGACGCCGAAGCCGTTTACTCCTACGAAGGCACGCACGACATCAACGCCCTCATCATCGGCCGCGCCCTCACCGGCGAAAGTGCCTTCACCCGCTGACCGCAAGCGGCACCAAGCGGCGGCGCTCACTGAACGGCGCTCACTGAATCGAACAACACCCCAAGCCCGAAGGCGGCAGCACCGCACCGCCGTCGTACTTCCGCAACTCCAAAAACCGCCCCAGGAGGCAAAGATGCCTAATCTCGTCGTCGACTTCGACAAACTGCTCACGCTCGCCGGAACCGATCTCGGCGTGACCGAATACCGCGAAATCACGCAGGAACAAATCAACAAATTCGCCGACGCCACGGGCGACGACCAGTGGATCCACGTGGACCCGGAGCGCGCCAAGGACGGCCCGTTCGGCGCCCCGATCGCCCACGGGTTCCTCACGCTCTCGCTGATCATTCCGTTTTGGGGCGAGCTGTTCGACGTCGACGGCGTCACCACCAAAGTGAACTACGGCCTGGACAAGGTCCGCTTCACCTCGCCGGTGAAGGTGGGCTCGCGGATCCGCATGCAGGCCACCATTGCCGAGGTCACCGAGGTCAAGGGCGGCGCCCAGATCAAGGTCGCCAACACGATCGAGATCGAAGGCCAGGAACGCCCGGCCGTCGTGGCTGAATTCCTGGCCCGCTTCTACAAGTAAGCCGCATTCCCTGTACCAAACCCCCTTTTTATCCCTCTGTCCTAAAGGAACAGCCATGTCTGGACTCACTCAGCTTCAAGCCATGGGTACGGCCGAACGCCGCAAGGAAGCGCGCACGGTCATCGCCTCCAGTTATCTGGGCAGCACCATCGAGTACTACGACTTCCTCCTCTACGCCACGGCCGCCGCCGTCGTCTTCCCGAAGGTCTTCTTCTCCGGGATGGACGAATGGGTAGGCGTGGTGGCGGCCTACGGCACCTTCGCCGCCGGGTACGTGGCGCGCCCCCTCGGCGGGGTCATCTTCGGCCACTTCGGCGACAAGCTGGGCCGCAAGGGAATGCTCATCGTCTCCATGCTGGTCATGGGCGTGGCCTCCACCCTGATCGGCCTGGTCCCGGGCGCCTCCGTGGCGGGGCCGTGGGGCGCCGTGATGCTGGTGATCCTCCGCGTCTTCCAGGGCATCGCCGTCGGCGGTGAATGGGGCGGCGCCGCGCTGATGGCGCTGGAACACTCGGAGTCCGGCAAGCGCGGCTTCGCGGCGTCGTTCGTGAACGCCGGGGCCCCGACGGGTGCTGTCCTGGGCACGTTCATCATGGGCGCGTTCTCGTCACTGCCGAACGACCAGTTCCTTGCCTGGGGCTGGCGGGTGCCTTTCCTGCTTTCCTTCGTGCTGCTGGGCGTGGGCATGTTCGTCCGGCTGAAGGTCTCCGAGAGCCCCATCTTCAAGGCAGCCCTCGAACAGGAAAAGCGCGTGCAGGCCGAAGCGGCACGGGCGGAAGGCACAAACGGCGCCGGCGGCACCGCCCCGGCCCGCCGCGAAATCCCGCTCCTCCAGGTGCTCCGCCGGCCCAAGACCCTCATCTTCACCATGCTGGCCGGAGCCGCGGGGTTCGCCCTGCAGGTGGTGCTGGCAACGTTCGCGGTGACCTTCGCCGTCTCCAAGGGCGCCGACCGCCAGGGCGTGCTCTACGCCTACGCCGCGGCCTCCCTGGTCTCCATTGTGTTTGTGGTGTTGGGCGGAAGGCTCTCGGACAAGCTGGGCCGGCGGCCGGTGATGGTGGGCGGACTCGTGGTGTTCATCGCGTACCTCGTGCCGATGTTCCAGCTGCTGTCCTCCAACAACATCATGCTGATCTTCGTGGCGTTCGCCGTGGGCCTGATGATCCACTCCATGCTGTTCGGGCCGCTCGCGGCTTTCGTTTCCGAACAGTTCGGCACAACGTCCCGCTATACGGGCGCCTCGCTGGGCTACCAGCTGGCAACGCTGCTCGGTGCGGGGTTCACGCCCGGCATCGTGGCGCAGATCTTCAAGGATTCCGACCAGAACACCGGCTCTGTGGTCTGGTACCTGGCCATCATGTCCGTGGTGTCGATCGTTTTCATCCTGCTCACCCGGGAACCCAAGAACAACGATCTCCAGACTGTCCGGCTCTGATCCGGCCGCCAGGGACTACCGTCTAATTAGAAAGGATTTGCCGTGGAAAATTTTGGCATCGGCTCGTGGCTGCAACGGCGCCGCCCGAAGTCGGGCAACAAGGCAGCAATCATCGCCGGAGACCGGGAGGTCAGCTACGAGCAACTGGCGGACCGCTCGGCCCGGCTTGCCAATGCCCTCCGTGACCGCGGCGTGGCCCGCGGGGACCGGGTGGCCTACCTGGGGGAGAACGATCCGTCCTTCCTGGAGACACTCTTCGCCTGCGGCCTGGCCGGAGCCGTCTTCGTCCCCCTGAACACGCGGCTGGCCCCGCCGGAAATCCAGTACCAGCTCCGCGACTGCGGTGCGGTGCTGCTGGTGCACGCGGCGAGCCTCTCGGACCTGGCGGTCCGCGGCGCGGACGGGACGGCGGCGGGCCGGCGGATCGCCGTCGACGACGTGCCAGGAAAGCACGACGGCGGCGCTGCCGCTGCGCAGGGGCAGCAGCCGGCGGAACGCTACGAGGACGTGGTGGCGTCCGGCGCGGAGGCGGCACCGGACGAGCCGGTGGGCCTGGACGACGGCGCCATGATCCTCTACACCTCAGGCACCACCGGGCACCCCAAGGGCGCCCTGCTGACCCACGGGAACATCACCTGGAACTGCATCAACGTGATTGTCGATTTCGACTTCGCCTCCACCGACGTGGCCCTGATGATCTCCCCGATGTTCCATGTGGCGTCGCTGGACATGGGCGTCCTGCCCACGCTGCTCAAGGGCGGGACCGTGGTCCTGGAACCCCGTTTCGATCCGCTGCGGACGCTTCAGCTCATCGAACGGCACCGGGCCACCACCATCAGCGGGGTGCCCACCACCTACCAGATGCTCTGCGAACACCCCGCCTGGGAAACCACGGACCTGAGCTCCCTGAACAAGCTGACCTGCGGCGGGTCGGCGGTGCCGCTGCGCGTGCTGAACGCCTACGAGAAGCGCGGGCTGCGCTTTTCGAACGGCTACGGGATGACCGAGACGGCGCCGGGCGCCACCACGCTGCCGGCGGCACGGTCCCGGGACAAGGCCGGATCGTCCGGCCTGCCGCACTTCTTCACCGAGGTCCGGATAGCAGACCTCGCCGGACCTGAGGCGGAGCCGGCGGCGCCGGGCACAGTGGGGGAGATCCAGATCAAGGGCCCCAACGTCATCCACGAATACTGGAACCGGCCCGACGCGACGGCCGATTCCTACACCGCGGACGGGTGGTTCAAGTCCGGCGACATGGGCTACAAGGACGGCGACGGCTTCGTGTTCATCTCGGACCGGCTCAAGGACATGATCATCTCCGGCGGCGAGAACATCTATCCGGCGGAAGTGGAGCAGGCCATCACCGAGCTGGAGGCCGTGGGCAGCGTCGCGGTGATCGGCGTGCCGGACGAGAAATGGGGCGAAGTGCCCCGGGCCGTGGTGCTCCTGCGGGAGGGGGCGCAGCTGAGCGAAGAGCAGCTGCGGGCGCACCTGGACGGCCGGCTGGCCCGCTACAAGATCCCCAAGTCGGTGGTGTTCGTGGACGAGATGCCGCGGACGGCAAGCGGCAAGATCAGGAAGGCGGACCTGCGGAAGCTGACCCCCGCGAACGGTCAGTTGCAGTAGCGCGAACGTGCAGTAGCGAGAACGGGGCCGGGCGCGAACGGACAGTTGCGGCCCCGTCCCCGGACCGGGAATAATCTTCGTAGCTAGAGACTTGAGTCAATTGCACTCAACTTTACCTACGGAGGGTACATGCCAACGTTTTTTGGACCTGCCGGTACCGGCAGCGGTTCGTTTGACGAGTTCCTTGCGCGCTACCTGCAGGGCCAGCGCGCGGCCCGGTCCGGGCGCCCCACGGACATCACCCGGCTGCTGAGCCGCCGCACCCACGAAGTGCTCTCGCTCGCCGGCCAGTTCGCCGTGGACCTCGGACACGGCGATGTGGATGCCCTGCACATCCTGCGGACGATGGCCGGGGCGGAACCGGCCACCAGCTACGTGCGCCGCGCCGGGGCCGACCCCGCGGCAGTGGCCAAGGCGGCTGAAGAACGCCTGCCGGAGAAGTCCGGCCGGGCGGCGACAACCGCTCCTGCGCTGACACCGTCCGCGCAGCGCGCCCTGCTCGATGCCTACCAGGTGGCCCGGGCGTTCGGTTCAACCTACATCGACCCGGAGCACCTGTTCTTCGCGCTGGTGCTCAACCAGGACGCCCCCGCCGGGCAGGTTCTCGCCGCGGCCGGTGTCACGCCGGAGTCCTTCCAGGCCGGGGCACGTGAGGCGGCCGGCACCGAGCCGTCCGGAGCCGGCGCCCCGGAAGCTGCTGCATCCGCAGGCGCTCCCGGCGCCACTTCGGAAACTCCGACGCTGGACACCTACGGGACTGACCTGACGGCCCTGGCGCGCTCCGGCGGCCTTGACCCGGTCATCGGACGCTCCGACGAAACAGCCCAGACCATCGAGGTCCTTGCCCGGCGCACCAAGAACAATCCGGTGCTGATCGGCGAAGCGGGCGTGGGCAAGACGGCCATCGTCGAGGGCCTTGCCCAGGCCATTGCCGCCGACACGGTGCCCGAACAGCTCCGCAACAAGCGGGTCATTTCGCTCGATCTCCCGGCCATGCTCGCTGGGACCCGCTACCGGGGCGACTTCGAAGAGCGGCTGACCAAGGCGATGGACGAAGTCACCGCGAACCCGGGTCAGTTCATCCTGTTCATCGACGAGCTACACACCGTCATCGGTGCAGGCGGCGCGGGCGAAGGCGGCATGGACGCGGGCAACATCCTGAAACCGCGGCTTGCCCGCGGCGAACTCCACGTGGTGGGAGCCACCACCCCGAACGAATACCGCAAGGTGGAGAAGGACCCCGCGTTCGAACGCCGCTTCCAGCCCGTGCAGGTAGGGGAGCCTTCCATCGAAGATGCCGTGCAGATCCTTTCCGGGTTGCGCGAGCGGTATGAAGAACACCACGGTGTCCGCTACACCGACGAGGCGGTCAGGGCCGCCGTCGAACTGTCCGCCCGCTACGTGACGGACCGGTTCCTTCCCGACAAGGCGATCGACCTTATCGACCAGGCCGGTGCCAGGCTGAGCCTCAAGCTCGGGTCCCGACAGGACGCTGCCGGCCTCCGCGAGCGGCTGGACGCGCTCGAGGAATCGAAGAACGCCGCCATTGCTGCGGAGGACTTCGAAGCGGCCTCCCGGTTCCGGGACGAAGCGAAAGCCCTGAAGGAGAAGCTCGACGGCGGCGCGGCCAGCCAGGAAGCCGACGGCGGCGGGTCCGTCGTCGTGGATGAAGCGGAGATCGCCGAGATCATCTCCCGCGCAACCGGCATCCCGGCAAGCCGGATCACCGAGGGTGACCGGGAACGCCTTGCCAGGCTGGAAGAAGACCTGCACCAGCGGGTGGTGGGTCAGGAGGACGCCGTAAGTCTGATTGCGAAGTCCGTTCGCCGCAACCGCACGGGCATGGGTGCCGCAGGCAGGCCAATCGGCAGCTTCCTGTTCCTGGGCCCCACCGGTGTGGGCAAGACCGAACTCGCCAAAGCGCTGGCGGGCTCGCTCTTCGGCAGCGAGGACTCCATGATCCGCTTCGACATGAGCGAGTTCGGTGAACGGCATACCGTGAGCCGCCTGGTTGGTGCCCCTCCGGGCTACGTGGGCTACGACGAGGCCGGGCAGCTGACCGAGCGGGTACGGCGCAATCCGTACTCGATCGTGCTGCTCGACGAGGTCGAGAAGGCCCACCCGGACGTGTTCAACCTCCTCCTGCAGGTCCTCGACGACGGACGCCTGACGGACGGGCACGGGCGCACCGTGGACTTCCGCAACACGGTGGTCATCATGACCTCGAACCTGGGCTCGGAGTTCCTGGCAAGCAAGGCGGGACCCACCGGGTTCACCGCGGCGGGAGAGGGAGGCGCGTTCGGGTCGGAGAAGGCCCTGCGTGACCGTGTGCTGGCGCGGCTACGTGAATCGATGCGGCCGGAGTTCCTTAACCGCATCGACGAGATCGTCCTGTTCCGCAAGCTCGACCAGGCCCAGCTGCGCCAGATCGTGCGGCTGATGCTGAACGAGACCGAAGCCCGCCTGCGCTCGCAGGGCATCGGTCTGGTAGTCAGCGAGGACGCGGTGGACTGGATTGCCGAGCGGGGCTACGAACCCGAATACGGTGCCCGGCCCATGCGGCGCGTGATCCAGCGCGAACTCGACGACCGGATCGCAGACCTGCTGGTGGGCTCAGGCCTCGCGGCCGGGGGACAGGTCACCGTCTCCACGGACGGGCCGGAGCTGGTGGTGGCTGCCGGCAGCGCGGAGGTTCCGCTGGCCGCCTAGTTAGTGGATCAGCGCCAGCATGACGCCCACGGCCACGAAGAGCACCCCGAACGTCCGGTTCAGGATCTTCTGCCCGTGGGCGTTGTGCGTGAAGCGCTGGAAGGACTTGGCTGCGGCGGCGAAAAAGAACCACATCACCAGAATGTCGATGACCACCACGGTGGCGGTGAGGACGAGATACTGGGGCAGCAGCGGCTGCTCAGGCCTGATGAACT
Protein-coding regions in this window:
- a CDS encoding MarR family winged helix-turn-helix transcriptional regulator — encoded protein: MTIETQGGQPTEQAHKLVAASISQDLGFLLAKLHAAGSVVNNRALAEFDLKERSYSVLILANSGLEPTQREMADFLSLDPSQIVALVDELEKRGLVARAPGKQDRRAKTVTATAKGGRLLEQAGEAARRAEAEVLDGLPSEESAQLKALLRKALWGAGLPE
- a CDS encoding SDR family NAD(P)-dependent oxidoreductase gives rise to the protein MSLSGKVAIVTGSGRGLGLAYARELARQGAAVVINDVDAEVAAEAVRTIEADGGKAAAVVAPVGSSEVARQLVQAAVTEFGRLDILVTNAGILRDKSLLKMTDEDFDAVINVHLRGTFTCVREAFAYFKENDIAGRIITIGSPTGQRGNFGQTNYAAAKAGIVGMVRTWALEMKKAGVTANAVIPVAATAMTKTVPYFQKAVEADERGEAMPAFFRHELGFGTADDVSGLVAFLASDEAAGITGQAIGAGGDRLQLWTHPEAAATEYREGGWRYEDLVENFGPLFGGKLQSVGEEFLPLPEDLKPEAQPAPAPAAAAPVKVG
- a CDS encoding amidohydrolase family protein produces the protein MAATRYELGIDAAKLDAIDMHVHLEVDGHGHESLPPALTEASAKYFKSEDRTPSLDRIAEVYRELNMAAVVFTVDARTQLKHEPNSIEDLIAGAARNNDVLIPFGSVDPRTGTDAIQGAKHQAIDLGARGFKFHPSLQGFDPSNEEFYPLWETLQELGLPAIFHTGQNGMGAGLPGGYGIKLAYSNPLLLDAVAADFPELQIIMAHPSVPWQDEANSIATHKANVFIDLSGWSPKYFPESLVRMSNSVLQDKVLFGTDFPLITPQKWLSAFADLPLKDEVRSKILKHNAVRLLGLGG
- a CDS encoding acyl-CoA dehydrogenase family protein, which translates into the protein MSLDTDTGTVAAARLYGACDYYDAESLLTEDERRVLGRLRNFLDREAQPLLADYWERGEFPTQLAQPLIDLDLMEPAELTGALGAKSSPARGIYQGFRIFELARTDASLATWYTSQAGLFRTAIRVGASPEQQAEWMPKVIDFSLKGVFSLTEPDSGSDIAGGLSTTARREGDSWVLDGAKRWIGGAVSADVLAVFARDQADGQVKAFLVDREADGVTLEKIHGKTALRMMQNAHITLDGVRVPESRRLHNVNSFKDVAAMLRAMRSDVAWIATGIQAGAFEAALRYVTERTQFGRQLGSFQLVQEKLARMLGNVTSSLSLVVRLTEQQARGIYRDQDSALAKMQTSLLMRETVALAREVVGGNGITLETDVARFHADAEAVYSYEGTHDINALIIGRALTGESAFTR
- a CDS encoding MaoC family dehydratase — its product is MPNLVVDFDKLLTLAGTDLGVTEYREITQEQINKFADATGDDQWIHVDPERAKDGPFGAPIAHGFLTLSLIIPFWGELFDVDGVTTKVNYGLDKVRFTSPVKVGSRIRMQATIAEVTEVKGGAQIKVANTIEIEGQERPAVVAEFLARFYK
- a CDS encoding MFS transporter encodes the protein MSGLTQLQAMGTAERRKEARTVIASSYLGSTIEYYDFLLYATAAAVVFPKVFFSGMDEWVGVVAAYGTFAAGYVARPLGGVIFGHFGDKLGRKGMLIVSMLVMGVASTLIGLVPGASVAGPWGAVMLVILRVFQGIAVGGEWGGAALMALEHSESGKRGFAASFVNAGAPTGAVLGTFIMGAFSSLPNDQFLAWGWRVPFLLSFVLLGVGMFVRLKVSESPIFKAALEQEKRVQAEAARAEGTNGAGGTAPARREIPLLQVLRRPKTLIFTMLAGAAGFALQVVLATFAVTFAVSKGADRQGVLYAYAAASLVSIVFVVLGGRLSDKLGRRPVMVGGLVVFIAYLVPMFQLLSSNNIMLIFVAFAVGLMIHSMLFGPLAAFVSEQFGTTSRYTGASLGYQLATLLGAGFTPGIVAQIFKDSDQNTGSVVWYLAIMSVVSIVFILLTREPKNNDLQTVRL
- a CDS encoding long-chain fatty acid--CoA ligase; this encodes MENFGIGSWLQRRRPKSGNKAAIIAGDREVSYEQLADRSARLANALRDRGVARGDRVAYLGENDPSFLETLFACGLAGAVFVPLNTRLAPPEIQYQLRDCGAVLLVHAASLSDLAVRGADGTAAGRRIAVDDVPGKHDGGAAAAQGQQPAERYEDVVASGAEAAPDEPVGLDDGAMILYTSGTTGHPKGALLTHGNITWNCINVIVDFDFASTDVALMISPMFHVASLDMGVLPTLLKGGTVVLEPRFDPLRTLQLIERHRATTISGVPTTYQMLCEHPAWETTDLSSLNKLTCGGSAVPLRVLNAYEKRGLRFSNGYGMTETAPGATTLPAARSRDKAGSSGLPHFFTEVRIADLAGPEAEPAAPGTVGEIQIKGPNVIHEYWNRPDATADSYTADGWFKSGDMGYKDGDGFVFISDRLKDMIISGGENIYPAEVEQAITELEAVGSVAVIGVPDEKWGEVPRAVVLLREGAQLSEEQLRAHLDGRLARYKIPKSVVFVDEMPRTASGKIRKADLRKLTPANGQLQ
- a CDS encoding ATP-dependent Clp protease ATP-binding subunit, which produces MPTFFGPAGTGSGSFDEFLARYLQGQRAARSGRPTDITRLLSRRTHEVLSLAGQFAVDLGHGDVDALHILRTMAGAEPATSYVRRAGADPAAVAKAAEERLPEKSGRAATTAPALTPSAQRALLDAYQVARAFGSTYIDPEHLFFALVLNQDAPAGQVLAAAGVTPESFQAGAREAAGTEPSGAGAPEAAASAGAPGATSETPTLDTYGTDLTALARSGGLDPVIGRSDETAQTIEVLARRTKNNPVLIGEAGVGKTAIVEGLAQAIAADTVPEQLRNKRVISLDLPAMLAGTRYRGDFEERLTKAMDEVTANPGQFILFIDELHTVIGAGGAGEGGMDAGNILKPRLARGELHVVGATTPNEYRKVEKDPAFERRFQPVQVGEPSIEDAVQILSGLRERYEEHHGVRYTDEAVRAAVELSARYVTDRFLPDKAIDLIDQAGARLSLKLGSRQDAAGLRERLDALEESKNAAIAAEDFEAASRFRDEAKALKEKLDGGAASQEADGGGSVVVDEAEIAEIISRATGIPASRITEGDRERLARLEEDLHQRVVGQEDAVSLIAKSVRRNRTGMGAAGRPIGSFLFLGPTGVGKTELAKALAGSLFGSEDSMIRFDMSEFGERHTVSRLVGAPPGYVGYDEAGQLTERVRRNPYSIVLLDEVEKAHPDVFNLLLQVLDDGRLTDGHGRTVDFRNTVVIMTSNLGSEFLASKAGPTGFTAAGEGGAFGSEKALRDRVLARLRESMRPEFLNRIDEIVLFRKLDQAQLRQIVRLMLNETEARLRSQGIGLVVSEDAVDWIAERGYEPEYGARPMRRVIQRELDDRIADLLVGSGLAAGGQVTVSTDGPELVVAAGSAEVPLAA